One genomic region from Haloterrigena gelatinilytica encodes:
- a CDS encoding nicotinate-nucleotide diphosphorylase, with amino-acid sequence MITNAQVERWLREDVGHHDVTNQVPGETTGRLVAKEPGIAAGLEAATAVFDYLGVAVDEALENGTAVDPGDELLRVEGAAREVLRGERVAVNLAGHASGIATRTNEAVERAREAQRVRESQSDSRSPSEVQSTSEDASDTRAATGELGLEGAIEHFRERTSFATKLDVEVEAVDDAPRAAAAGADIVLLDNMSPAETKKAVDLLADYDALAEASGGITLETVADYAATGVDVVSMGSLTHSAPSLDLSFRTGD; translated from the coding sequence ATGATCACGAACGCACAGGTCGAACGCTGGCTCCGCGAGGACGTCGGCCACCACGACGTGACCAATCAGGTGCCCGGCGAGACCACGGGACGACTCGTCGCCAAGGAGCCGGGCATCGCGGCGGGTCTCGAGGCCGCGACGGCCGTCTTCGACTATCTCGGCGTCGCGGTCGACGAGGCGCTCGAGAACGGCACCGCGGTCGATCCCGGTGACGAATTGCTCCGCGTCGAGGGGGCCGCACGCGAGGTCCTGCGGGGCGAGCGCGTCGCCGTCAACCTCGCGGGCCACGCCTCGGGGATCGCCACGCGGACGAACGAGGCGGTCGAACGCGCTCGCGAGGCGCAACGCGTTCGAGAATCGCAAAGCGATTCTCGCAGCCCATCAGAAGTGCAAAGCACTTCTGAGGACGCCTCGGATACGCGAGCGGCTACCGGCGAGCTGGGACTCGAGGGCGCGATCGAGCACTTCCGAGAGCGGACCTCGTTCGCCACGAAACTGGACGTCGAGGTCGAGGCCGTCGACGACGCACCGCGGGCCGCCGCGGCGGGCGCCGATATCGTCCTGCTGGACAACATGAGTCCCGCGGAGACGAAGAAGGCGGTCGACCTGCTCGCCGACTACGACGCACTCGCCGAGGCCAGCGGCGGGATCACCCTCGAAACTGTCGCCGACTACGCCGCCACGGGCGTCGACGTCGTCTCGATGGGATCGCTGACCCACTCGGCGCCGTCGCTGGATCTCTCGTTCCGAACGGGCGACTGA
- a CDS encoding RNA 2'-phosphotransferase yields MTEPIRTCAAHGPYSSADERCPVCDARGEVLLSGERRRRLSKFVSGALRHFPEDVGLELDERGWTEYEALADAVERKYDWSEPRHVAAVIATDPKGRFERTDVPSERTDDRVRASYGHSVDVDLEPTDAPVPDELYHGTAPAALASIREDGLRPMSRQQVHLSGSREAARRVGQRHANDSVVLVVDAAAMLADGQRITERGRETYTTDAVAPEYIDVPATES; encoded by the coding sequence GTGACGGAGCCGATCAGAACCTGCGCGGCGCACGGACCGTACTCGAGCGCCGACGAGCGGTGTCCGGTCTGCGACGCCCGCGGGGAGGTGCTGCTCTCCGGCGAGCGACGACGCCGACTTTCGAAGTTCGTCAGCGGCGCGCTCCGGCACTTCCCCGAGGACGTCGGTCTCGAACTCGACGAGCGCGGCTGGACCGAGTACGAGGCCCTCGCCGACGCGGTCGAACGGAAGTACGACTGGTCCGAGCCCCGCCACGTCGCGGCGGTGATCGCGACGGATCCGAAGGGACGGTTCGAGCGGACGGACGTGCCGTCAGAGCGCACGGACGACCGCGTTCGCGCGTCGTACGGCCACTCCGTCGACGTCGACCTAGAGCCGACCGACGCGCCGGTCCCCGACGAACTGTATCACGGTACGGCGCCGGCGGCCCTGGCGTCGATCCGCGAGGACGGACTCCGACCGATGTCCCGCCAGCAGGTCCACCTCTCGGGGAGCCGCGAGGCGGCCCGCCGCGTCGGGCAGCGCCACGCGAACGATTCCGTCGTGCTCGTCGTCGACGCCGCGGCGATGCTCGCGGACGGCCAGCGCATCACCGAACGCGGCCGGGAGACGTACACGACCGACGCGGTGGCGCCCGAGTACATCGACGTCCCCGCGACGGAGTCGTGA